One region of Peribacillus simplex genomic DNA includes:
- a CDS encoding ABC transporter permease → MSTPISVTQTAKAKKKVDLFEFFYKYGTILTIVILIGIFAVSNPSFIQTTNLINILRSISIVTIIAIGITISLTVNGFDLSVGSVASLANAIVISMFVWFSQDTLIAILAAIGASLVVGALNSFMIVNLRIPDMLMTLATMFIIQGIALTYTKGATVSQNMVMPDGTFATGQISQLFAKVGQVPWIILIMAVIVIATHIFLTYTKHGRYMYMIGGNKEAARLSGISVNKYKVLAYLLSALFAAIGGIVLASRVMTSEINSGSPYLMDAVAAAFIGSSVLGAGKPNAFGTFVGAILIGILQNGLIMMAVPYYAMDIVKGTVLALALAVTYYKQKH, encoded by the coding sequence ATGAGTACACCCATTTCTGTTACACAGACAGCGAAAGCGAAGAAAAAGGTGGACCTGTTCGAATTTTTCTATAAATACGGCACAATATTAACGATTGTCATTCTAATTGGAATTTTTGCCGTGTCCAATCCATCTTTCATTCAAACTACTAATCTGATCAACATCCTGCGTTCCATCTCAATCGTGACCATCATTGCGATCGGCATAACGATATCCTTGACAGTGAATGGGTTCGACCTTTCCGTCGGCTCCGTCGCATCATTGGCTAATGCCATCGTCATATCAATGTTTGTCTGGTTTTCACAGGATACATTGATTGCCATATTAGCTGCAATCGGTGCCTCACTTGTCGTAGGGGCATTGAATTCATTCATGATCGTTAACTTAAGAATTCCCGACATGCTGATGACATTGGCTACGATGTTCATTATCCAGGGAATTGCCCTTACCTATACAAAAGGGGCCACGGTTTCGCAAAATATGGTCATGCCCGACGGGACATTCGCAACAGGACAAATCAGCCAGCTTTTCGCAAAGGTTGGCCAGGTACCATGGATAATCCTGATCATGGCAGTCATTGTGATTGCGACCCATATCTTTTTGACTTATACGAAGCACGGCCGTTATATGTACATGATTGGGGGAAATAAGGAAGCGGCGAGACTTTCCGGGATTTCGGTCAATAAATACAAAGTCCTTGCCTATCTGCTTTCGGCTCTATTTGCTGCAATCGGGGGGATTGTCCTAGCTTCAAGGGTCATGACATCGGAAATCAATTCAGGGTCCCCTTATTTAATGGATGCCGTTGCAGCAGCCTTCATTGGTTCCTCCGTTTTAGGAGCGGGAAAACCGAATGCCTTTGGAACCTTCGTCGGTGCAATCTTGATCGGAATCCTTCAAAATGGGCTGATCATGATGGCTGTTCCATATTATGCAATGGATATCGTCAAAGGAACAGTGCTGGCCCTTGCGCTCGCGGTAACTTATTATAAACAAAAACATTAA
- a CDS encoding S1C family serine protease, which translates to MENYNGDEQARVKTERKKGKSLLLTGLVSGTVASIVTSSVFVFGGDFIDQGKGSVNESTQKAGVEQTENVEKDRSVTAEKLSTSTDSNDRAKMVESASKSIVGVVNLQEMQNQDPFQQQSTKSETVASGTGSGVIFKKANGKAYIITNNHVIEGAKKVEISLYDGQKATAVVVGADALTDLAVLTIDASKAPDGIKFGNSDSMRPGEEVLAIGNPLGLDFSRSVTQGIVSATGRSISVDTSDGEWELDVLQTDAAINPGNSGGALINTAGEVIGINSLKISENGVEGLGFAIPSNDVIPIVTELIENGKITRPYLGVSLASIEELPQYYLQNVPEAAKSGVMVTSIDPGSAAANGGLKQQDIIAEIDGTKINTAAELRKVLYTDKKIGDKVKVKVYRGAEKKTLTITLQKS; encoded by the coding sequence ATGGAGAATTATAATGGTGATGAGCAAGCCAGAGTGAAGACAGAAAGGAAGAAGGGTAAGTCCCTTTTGCTAACTGGCCTTGTTTCCGGAACAGTTGCTTCTATTGTTACATCTTCTGTATTTGTATTTGGCGGGGATTTTATAGATCAAGGGAAAGGTTCCGTGAATGAGTCAACCCAAAAGGCGGGTGTAGAGCAAACGGAAAACGTTGAAAAGGATAGAAGTGTAACGGCAGAAAAGTTATCGACAAGTACGGATTCAAATGATAGGGCAAAGATGGTGGAATCAGCGTCCAAATCGATTGTAGGGGTCGTGAATTTACAAGAGATGCAAAACCAGGACCCGTTCCAGCAGCAAAGCACGAAAAGCGAAACGGTTGCGAGCGGCACTGGTTCAGGGGTCATTTTTAAAAAGGCAAATGGGAAGGCCTATATCATTACGAACAATCATGTTATTGAGGGAGCAAAGAAAGTCGAAATTTCATTATATGATGGACAAAAGGCAACTGCAGTGGTTGTCGGTGCGGATGCTTTAACGGACTTAGCAGTTTTGACAATTGATGCCTCGAAAGCACCTGATGGAATTAAATTCGGGAATTCTGATAGCATGCGTCCAGGTGAAGAAGTATTGGCGATTGGTAACCCTCTTGGACTTGATTTTTCACGTTCGGTTACACAAGGGATCGTCAGTGCGACCGGACGCTCCATTTCAGTCGATACATCGGATGGTGAGTGGGAACTTGATGTCCTTCAAACAGATGCAGCGATCAACCCTGGCAATAGCGGCGGGGCATTGATCAATACAGCTGGGGAAGTGATAGGCATAAACAGCTTGAAGATTTCCGAAAATGGTGTGGAGGGCCTAGGTTTTGCCATACCAAGTAATGATGTGATTCCGATTGTTACGGAACTGATTGAAAACGGAAAAATCACGCGCCCGTATTTAGGAGTAAGCTTGGCCAGTATAGAAGAACTGCCACAGTATTACCTACAAAATGTTCCTGAAGCTGCAAAGTCGGGTGTCATGGTTACAAGTATTGATCCGGGATCGGCAGCAGCGAATGGAGGGCTTAAGCAACAGGATATCATCGCGGAGATTGATGGAACGAAAATAAATACGGCAGCAGAATTAAGGAAAGTCTTATACACGGATAAGAAAATCGGAGATAAAGTGAAGGTTAAAGTGTATCGGGGTGCTGAAAAGAAAACGTTAACGATAACCTTGCAGAAATCATAG
- the qoxA gene encoding cytochrome aa3 quinol oxidase subunit II codes for MKIKWALLTILFTIATMLTGCDNPLMVLDPKGPVAATQADVIMISIWTMAFVVLVVIVLYVFMIMKYRASKQRDDYEPPHIEGSKVLEIIWVAIPIIIVAFLAVVTVKTTNEVEATPKGYEKQKPLVIYAASSNWKWHFSYPEENIETVNYLFLPTNRPIEFKLYSYGPIASFWIPQLGGQKYAMSDMVTTLHLAAEVPGEYMGRNSNFSGSGFAQQTFNVNVLPKKEYDKWVKEIKATAKPITKDKFNKLLEPGHVGQSTYTGTHLKFSPAPEGENSGHHHGSSDTEKKSDESTKGSHEEHSEHNNMNMNMNQ; via the coding sequence ATGAAAATAAAATGGGCTTTATTAACTATACTTTTTACCATCGCCACTATGCTAACGGGTTGCGATAACCCATTAATGGTCTTGGACCCTAAAGGGCCAGTAGCTGCAACACAAGCAGATGTCATTATGATATCGATATGGACAATGGCCTTTGTCGTTCTTGTCGTAATCGTACTGTATGTCTTCATGATAATGAAATATCGTGCTTCCAAACAGCGTGATGATTATGAACCACCTCATATTGAAGGAAGTAAGGTTCTAGAAATAATTTGGGTTGCAATCCCAATCATAATCGTCGCTTTCCTTGCCGTTGTTACTGTTAAAACAACAAATGAAGTCGAGGCAACACCTAAAGGATACGAAAAGCAGAAACCATTAGTTATCTACGCTGCATCTTCTAACTGGAAGTGGCACTTTAGTTATCCGGAAGAAAATATCGAAACAGTTAACTATCTGTTTTTACCGACTAACCGACCAATTGAATTTAAACTTTATTCATACGGACCAATTGCTAGTTTCTGGATTCCGCAACTTGGAGGACAAAAATATGCGATGTCTGATATGGTTACCACGTTGCACTTAGCAGCTGAAGTACCAGGTGAGTATATGGGCCGAAATTCAAACTTCAGTGGTTCAGGTTTTGCTCAGCAAACGTTCAACGTAAATGTATTGCCTAAAAAAGAATATGATAAATGGGTAAAAGAAATTAAAGCAACTGCTAAACCGATTACTAAGGATAAATTCAATAAATTACTAGAACCTGGTCATGTGGGACAATCCACGTATACTGGAACTCACTTAAAGTTTTCTCCAGCTCCAGAAGGTGAAAATTCAGGTCATCACCACGGATCATCTGATACTGAAAAAAAATCAGATGAATCTACCAAAGGTTCACACGAGGAACATTCAGAACACAACAACATGAACATGAACATGAATCAATAA
- the qoxB gene encoding cytochrome aa3 quinol oxidase subunit I encodes MDYFDRFAVPHPSPAIYASMVAIGLTMIALVAGITYFKKWGYLWREWLTTVDHKRIGIMYILSALLMLFRGGADALLMRAQTAIPNNGLLDGQHYNEIFTTHGVVMILFMAMPFIIGLMNIVTPLQIGARDVAFPRLNAVSFWLFFMGAMLFNISFVVGGSPDAGWTSYFPLASNDFSESVGSNYYAIAIQIAGIGTLLTGINFIVTILKMRAPGMNLMKMPMFTWSILITNFIIVFAFPVLTVALALMTMDRLFGTQFFTMANGGSDMLWANLFWVWGHPEVYIVILPAFGIYSEIISTFARRNLYGYNSMVISMVAISTLSFVVWAHHFYTMGHGAMVNGIFSVTTMAIAVPTGVKIFNWLFTLWKGKIVFTVPMLYSLAFIPIFTLGGVTGVMLAMASADYQYHNTMFLVAHFHYVLIPGTVFAVLAGFTYWWPKMFGFMLSEKIGKWSFWFITISFNVTFFPMFITGLDGQARRMYTYSESTGYGPLNLLSFVGAIGMAIGFALIVYNIYWSTRYASRNISKDPWDARSLEWATHTPIPEYNFAIVPTVDSTEAFWDSKKKGFKLFGGKVEKIHMPNNSGVPFILSCIFFVWGFAMVFSMWIIAIIATLGIFACMAHRSFEKDHGRYISVEEIEETENKLRGAK; translated from the coding sequence ATGGATTACTTTGATCGATTTGCCGTACCTCATCCAAGTCCTGCGATATATGCATCCATGGTTGCCATTGGCCTAACTATGATTGCGCTTGTTGCCGGAATTACCTATTTTAAAAAATGGGGTTACTTATGGCGTGAGTGGTTAACAACGGTTGACCATAAACGTATTGGTATCATGTACATCTTGTCAGCACTACTTATGCTTTTCCGTGGTGGCGCCGATGCTCTCTTGATGCGTGCCCAAACGGCTATTCCAAATAACGGCTTGTTGGATGGACAGCATTATAATGAAATTTTTACAACACACGGGGTTGTCATGATCCTGTTTATGGCGATGCCATTTATCATTGGGTTAATGAACATTGTTACACCATTACAAATAGGGGCACGTGACGTAGCATTCCCACGTCTAAACGCAGTAAGCTTCTGGTTATTCTTTATGGGGGCAATGCTATTTAACATCTCTTTCGTAGTCGGTGGTTCTCCTGATGCAGGCTGGACATCTTACTTCCCGCTGGCAAGTAACGATTTCAGTGAATCAGTAGGTTCGAACTATTACGCGATTGCAATTCAAATAGCTGGTATCGGTACATTACTGACTGGTATCAACTTTATCGTAACCATCTTGAAAATGAGAGCACCTGGCATGAACTTAATGAAAATGCCAATGTTCACATGGTCTATCTTGATCACAAACTTTATTATCGTTTTCGCTTTCCCTGTATTGACAGTGGCACTTGCGTTAATGACAATGGATCGACTATTCGGAACTCAGTTCTTTACGATGGCTAATGGCGGTAGCGATATGCTTTGGGCAAACTTGTTCTGGGTTTGGGGACATCCTGAAGTTTATATAGTTATTCTTCCGGCTTTCGGTATTTACAGTGAAATCATTTCGACTTTTGCACGTCGTAACCTGTACGGGTATAATTCGATGGTTATCTCTATGGTAGCTATTTCTACACTATCCTTCGTTGTATGGGCTCACCATTTTTATACAATGGGTCACGGTGCAATGGTTAACGGTATCTTCTCGGTTACCACAATGGCAATTGCTGTTCCGACCGGTGTTAAGATTTTCAACTGGTTGTTCACACTTTGGAAAGGTAAAATCGTTTTTACCGTCCCAATGTTATACTCTTTAGCTTTCATTCCGATTTTCACTCTCGGTGGGGTAACTGGGGTTATGCTTGCCATGGCAAGTGCTGACTACCAATACCATAATACAATGTTCTTAGTAGCTCACTTCCACTACGTTTTGATCCCTGGTACTGTATTTGCCGTACTTGCTGGTTTTACGTACTGGTGGCCAAAAATGTTTGGTTTCATGTTGAGCGAAAAGATAGGGAAATGGTCGTTCTGGTTCATTACAATCAGCTTTAATGTTACATTCTTCCCGATGTTCATAACTGGTTTAGATGGGCAAGCACGTCGTATGTATACGTACTCTGAATCAACGGGCTATGGTCCATTGAATTTGCTCTCTTTCGTTGGAGCAATTGGCATGGCAATAGGTTTTGCGCTTATTGTGTACAATATCTATTGGAGTACTCGTTATGCATCAAGAAATATTTCAAAAGATCCATGGGATGCACGTTCTCTAGAATGGGCTACACATACACCAATTCCAGAATACAATTTTGCAATTGTACCTACAGTTGATTCTACAGAAGCATTCTGGGATTCTAAGAAAAAGGGCTTTAAATTATTTGGTGGTAAAGTAGAAAAGATTCATATGCCAAATAACAGTGGCGTGCCGTTTATCTTGAGCTGTATCTTCTTCGTTTGGGGCTTTGCAATGGTATTCAGCATGTGGATCATTGCAATCATTGCCACACTTGGTATCTTTGCTTGTATGGCTCACCGTTCATTCGAAAAAGACCACGGACGTTATATCTCCGTTGAAGAGATTGAAGAAACTGAAAATAAATTGCGAGGTGCTAAGTAA
- the qoxC gene encoding cytochrome aa3 quinol oxidase subunit III, translating to MKIDNSLPLEYSTEENRLKIFGFWIFLGAEIALFATLFATYFVLVHGTGNGPTGDELFKVPTLMLQTIFLLTSSFTIGLGINAMRLGRQKAMLGFFIITLILGLGFLGVEIYEFVEYVHEGATIQTSGFLSSLFALLGTHGAHVTLGLFWGTFIILQIKKRGMTPETTNKAFIFSLYWHFLDVVWIFIFSFVYLKGMM from the coding sequence ATGAAAATAGATAACTCGCTGCCACTAGAATATAGCACGGAAGAAAATCGCTTAAAGATTTTTGGATTTTGGATTTTCCTGGGGGCAGAAATAGCTCTTTTCGCTACACTGTTCGCCACTTATTTTGTATTAGTTCATGGTACTGGAAATGGTCCTACAGGGGACGAACTCTTTAAAGTACCAACCCTAATGCTTCAAACAATTTTTCTTTTAACCAGTAGTTTTACCATTGGTCTTGGAATCAATGCAATGAGACTTGGTAGACAGAAAGCAATGCTTGGTTTCTTCATTATCACCCTTATTCTTGGTTTAGGCTTTTTGGGAGTCGAAATCTATGAATTCGTGGAGTATGTACATGAAGGAGCAACCATTCAAACAAGTGGTTTCTTATCTAGTTTGTTTGCGTTACTAGGTACGCATGGAGCTCACGTTACACTTGGTTTATTCTGGGGAACCTTCATCATTCTGCAGATTAAAAAACGCGGTATGACTCCAGAAACTACAAACAAAGCTTTCATCTTTTCTCTTTACTGGCATTTCTTAGACGTTGTCTGGATTTTCATCTTCAGTTTCGTCTACCTGAAAGGAATGATGTAA
- the qoxD gene encoding cytochrome aa3 quinol oxidase subunit IV: protein MKELFPRGQVMGFAFSLVLTLVALSVIVYDLSLKMALIILLVTAFMQAALQFVMFMHAGESEDKASIYTNVYYGLFVALVTIFGTMLTMIWGYQ, encoded by the coding sequence ATGAAAGAATTATTCCCACGGGGCCAAGTTATGGGATTTGCTTTTTCACTAGTCCTGACTTTGGTTGCACTATCAGTTATAGTGTATGATCTCTCACTTAAAATGGCTTTAATCATCCTACTTGTTACAGCCTTCATGCAAGCTGCACTTCAATTTGTTATGTTCATGCATGCAGGAGAGTCTGAAGATAAAGCATCGATTTACACAAACGTTTACTACGGATTGTTTGTTGCATTGGTTACAATTTTCGGTACAATGCTAACAATGATTTGGGGATATCAATAA
- a CDS encoding YfmQ family protein: MTLPVLILTILISLIKLLVTCLPTDAVNWILSKFEMHSELSDANAIVTFDGKRFEGEEKIQVINYFNKAKFLKKNHIFPGNEQLFLHPENSGAPLVIDTKKGKKDVRLFLYIYNDHVDVVKQYKKKVVAYSLFSNSLQERSMPLIRDVV, from the coding sequence ATGACATTGCCGGTTTTGATTTTGACAATTCTCATAAGTTTGATTAAATTATTAGTTACCTGTCTTCCAACAGATGCAGTGAATTGGATTCTCAGCAAATTTGAAATGCATTCAGAACTTAGTGACGCGAATGCCATCGTAACCTTTGACGGAAAACGGTTTGAAGGTGAAGAAAAAATTCAAGTTATTAATTATTTCAACAAAGCTAAATTTTTGAAAAAGAATCATATATTTCCGGGTAACGAACAATTATTTTTACATCCAGAGAACAGTGGGGCTCCATTAGTCATTGATACTAAAAAAGGCAAGAAGGATGTTAGGTTATTTTTGTACATTTACAACGACCACGTGGATGTAGTTAAACAGTACAAGAAGAAAGTAGTTGCGTATAGTCTGTTCTCCAATAGCCTTCAAGAACGTTCAATGCCATTAATTAGGGATGTAGTTTAA
- a CDS encoding BA3454 family stress response protein, giving the protein MVKVTVTVDFQGKSYQTNVLTKPGTNQEEILQQAFNQVEKQWKA; this is encoded by the coding sequence ATGGTAAAAGTTACAGTAACAGTTGATTTCCAAGGAAAATCTTATCAAACTAACGTCCTTACTAAACCAGGTACTAATCAAGAAGAAATTTTACAACAAGCCTTTAATCAAGTGGAAAAACAATGGAAAGCTTAA
- a CDS encoding DMT family transporter — translation MKEEIKAMWIFAALITSLCFGINNSIFKWSNGKGYSKVHIQFFFYFTAFIMALLYSGFVDGLTTNLPSILLGGAIGVLNANGNIQMASAFEKGPASLTSPLIAANAIFPILCAALIFHEHISSLQWSGIVCMLLATLVIQYTPNAKGNHQYLPWMMHTLFAIFSFGVLGILMTTSTRLHLNSLDILVSMYGGGTLYLISALAIKNEKIKLMEVKIGSLVGLLSIIAYGCYFFALNTGIASIIFPVVSLNCLVVVFAGCYLFKEKLKSYQIAGVLAALIGIILTKI, via the coding sequence ATGAAGGAAGAGATTAAAGCAATGTGGATTTTTGCGGCTCTTATCACTAGTTTATGTTTCGGAATCAATAACAGCATTTTTAAATGGAGTAACGGAAAGGGTTACTCAAAGGTACATATCCAATTTTTCTTTTATTTTACCGCCTTCATCATGGCACTTTTATATAGCGGATTTGTAGATGGCTTGACTACTAACTTGCCATCCATCTTGCTTGGTGGAGCCATTGGTGTACTGAACGCTAACGGTAATATCCAGATGGCAAGTGCCTTTGAAAAAGGACCGGCAAGTTTGACATCACCACTGATTGCGGCAAATGCAATTTTTCCCATCCTCTGTGCTGCATTAATTTTTCATGAGCATATTTCTTCACTGCAGTGGAGCGGAATTGTCTGCATGCTGCTCGCTACCCTTGTCATTCAGTATACACCTAATGCTAAGGGCAATCATCAATATTTACCTTGGATGATGCACACATTATTCGCGATTTTCTCATTTGGTGTGCTAGGTATCTTAATGACGACATCAACCCGTCTTCATTTAAACTCCCTTGATATCCTAGTATCAATGTATGGTGGCGGAACACTTTATCTCATTTCGGCATTAGCCATCAAGAATGAGAAGATTAAGTTAATGGAAGTGAAAATTGGATCACTCGTAGGATTATTAAGCATCATAGCCTATGGATGTTATTTCTTTGCATTAAATACTGGAATCGCCAGCATCATCTTCCCTGTCGTCAGCCTGAACTGTTTAGTTGTCGTATTCGCTGGTTGTTATTTATTCAAAGAAAAACTTAAATCCTATCAAATTGCCGGCGTACTTGCAGCATTAATCGGAATTATCTTAACTAAAATATGA
- the queF gene encoding preQ(1) synthase, whose amino-acid sequence MSGRKEEELKKDITLLGNQGTKYTFDYAPEILESFDNKHPNRDYFVKFNCPEFTSLCPITGQPDFATIYISYIPSVKMVESKSLKLYLFSFRNHGDFHEDCMNIIMNDLIELMDPKYIEVWGKFTPRGGISIDPYTNYGKPGTKYEEMADYRLMNHDLYPETVDNR is encoded by the coding sequence ATGTCTGGAAGAAAAGAAGAAGAATTAAAAAAAGATATCACACTGCTTGGGAATCAAGGGACAAAATATACATTTGACTATGCGCCTGAAATTCTGGAATCATTCGATAACAAGCATCCGAACCGGGACTATTTCGTCAAATTCAATTGCCCGGAATTCACTAGCTTATGTCCAATAACGGGCCAGCCGGACTTTGCAACCATTTACATCAGCTATATTCCAAGTGTGAAGATGGTGGAAAGCAAGTCATTGAAACTTTATTTATTCAGCTTCCGTAATCATGGTGATTTCCATGAAGACTGCATGAACATCATCATGAATGATTTAATCGAGTTGATGGATCCCAAATATATTGAAGTCTGGGGCAAGTTTACACCTAGAGGCGGAATCTCCATCGATCCTTACACAAATTATGGTAAACCAGGTACGAAGTATGAGGAAATGGCGGATTACCGCTTGATGAATCATGACTTATACCCGGAAACGGTGGATAATCGCTAA
- a CDS encoding aspartate kinase, which produces MKVAKFGGSSLASGEQVKKVFEIVVADPERKIVVVSAPGKRNSNDIKVTDLLIEAAEQQLRGDNGEHLIEDVVSRYASIAEELDISEEVITGIHGNLKALLHGDQSNPKRYLDALMASGEDNNAKLVAGYFQSRGVEAQYINPKKAGLIVTDEDGFTQVMPESYDRLYALRDEPGIIVFPGFFGYTLDGEVLTFSRSGSDITGSILANGVKADLYENFTDVDAVYAVNPNVVSNPKGIRELTYREMRELSYAGFSVFHDEALIPAFRAGIPVHIQNTNNPAAQGTRIVSSRDNTNGPVIGIASDKGFCSIYISKYLMNREVGFGRKLLHILEDYGVSYEHIPSGIDDVTLILRQDQMEGETEKKIISRIKKELHADEVNVEHDLALIMIVGEGMRHNVGTTARASKALAEAKVNIEMINQGSSEVSMMFGVKGNSEETAIQALYHEFF; this is translated from the coding sequence ATGAAAGTTGCAAAGTTTGGCGGAAGTTCACTTGCGTCAGGTGAACAGGTGAAAAAGGTATTCGAAATTGTAGTTGCTGATCCAGAGAGGAAGATTGTAGTCGTTTCGGCTCCAGGGAAACGCAATTCAAATGATATAAAGGTGACGGATCTATTGATTGAGGCTGCGGAACAGCAGCTGCGCGGGGATAACGGAGAGCATTTGATAGAAGATGTGGTATCCCGCTATGCGAGCATTGCTGAAGAGCTGGATATATCCGAGGAGGTCATCACTGGGATTCATGGAAATCTAAAAGCACTGTTGCATGGAGACCAATCTAACCCGAAGCGCTATTTGGATGCTTTAATGGCCAGTGGCGAGGATAATAATGCGAAGCTGGTTGCAGGTTATTTTCAAAGCCGTGGTGTAGAGGCTCAGTATATAAATCCAAAGAAGGCTGGCTTGATCGTAACGGATGAAGATGGATTTACCCAGGTGATGCCAGAATCGTATGATCGGTTATATGCTCTACGTGATGAGCCAGGAATCATAGTATTCCCAGGGTTCTTCGGATACACGTTAGATGGTGAGGTTTTAACATTCTCAAGAAGCGGTTCCGATATTACGGGTTCGATTCTTGCGAATGGGGTCAAAGCCGATTTGTATGAGAACTTTACGGATGTGGATGCAGTTTATGCGGTGAATCCAAATGTGGTTTCCAATCCGAAGGGAATCAGGGAATTGACCTATCGTGAAATGCGGGAGCTTTCTTATGCCGGTTTCTCGGTATTTCATGATGAGGCGCTGATTCCTGCATTCCGTGCGGGAATACCAGTCCATATACAAAATACAAACAATCCGGCTGCACAAGGGACCCGCATTGTAAGTTCACGGGATAATACGAATGGGCCGGTTATTGGAATTGCAAGTGATAAAGGATTTTGCAGTATTTACATTAGCAAATATTTGATGAACCGGGAAGTTGGTTTTGGCCGGAAACTGCTGCATATCCTTGAAGATTACGGAGTTTCGTATGAGCATATTCCATCAGGCATCGATGATGTGACACTTATTCTAAGGCAGGACCAGATGGAGGGTGAAACCGAGAAGAAAATCATTTCACGAATTAAGAAAGAGCTACATGCCGATGAGGTGAATGTGGAGCATGATCTTGCTTTGATCATGATTGTAGGTGAAGGAATGCGTCATAATGTCGGTACAACGGCAAGGGCGTCAAAAGCGCTGGCCGAAGCAAAGGTGAACATTGAAATGATCAACCAAGGCTCTTCGGAAGTAAGCATGATGTTCGGTGTGAAAGGGAACAGTGAAGAGACGGCCATTCAGGCCTTATATCACGAGTTTTTTTGA
- a CDS encoding nitroreductase family protein encodes MKLEDIIKERRSIKRFKDIPVPIDTIRSLLETSTWAPNHKLTQPWRFVVVHGDSRLKLAEATRAFMAGKEKDPEKKEAAGQRGYNKLIAVPMFVAVIMEENPNPMTREEDYAATSALIQNFSLLAWEQGIGLIWETYGMIHSIEFREALGVKPGEKIVGSLHVGYPDMIPAPRPRNAIDQLLTIMD; translated from the coding sequence ATGAAACTTGAAGATATCATTAAAGAACGGCGCAGCATCAAACGATTTAAGGACATTCCTGTTCCTATTGATACCATCCGATCACTATTGGAAACTTCGACATGGGCACCGAACCATAAACTTACCCAACCATGGCGCTTTGTCGTGGTGCATGGTGATAGCCGATTAAAACTCGCAGAGGCAACCCGTGCTTTCATGGCAGGCAAAGAGAAGGACCCGGAAAAGAAAGAAGCAGCCGGACAGCGAGGATATAATAAACTTATAGCTGTTCCGATGTTTGTCGCGGTGATCATGGAAGAGAATCCGAATCCTATGACACGTGAAGAAGATTATGCGGCTACAAGTGCCTTGATCCAGAATTTCAGCCTGCTTGCCTGGGAACAAGGAATCGGGTTGATATGGGAAACATACGGCATGATACACAGCATCGAGTTTCGTGAAGCTTTAGGCGTGAAACCCGGAGAGAAGATCGTCGGCAGCCTTCACGTCGGCTATCCCGATATGATCCCTGCCCCGCGTCCAAGGAACGCGATCGATCAACTGCTGACAATTATGGACTGA